The genomic segment CGCGTTGGTCACCGCCTCGGCCACCACGAAGTACGCGTTCGACTCGACGGTCGTGGAGATCCTGCGCTCGTCGCTGCTCTCGACGACCACGGGCACCGGGCACCGTGCCGCCAGGTCCTGCACCGCCGCGACCAGCCCCTTCACCGTGAGTACGAGGGGGTAGATACCCGACGCGAGTTCCCTCAGCTCGTTGATCGCCGTCTGGGCGTTGTCGATCGACTGGTCCAGCAGGTCGGCCGCGGACGTCTCCGTGTCGGGAATCAGCTCCCGCGCGAGCCGCAGCCCGATCATCAGGCTCACCAGGCGCTGCTGCGCTCCGTCGTGCAGGTCCCGGGCGGTGCGACGGTGTACGGCCTCGGTGTTCTCCATGATGCGGCGGCGGCTGTCCTGGAGAGAGGCGGCCATGTGATTGAAGGAGGTGCCCAGCGTCCCGATCTCCGCCACCTTGCTGGGGGCGACGCGCACACTCAGGTCGCCACCCGCCAGTTCCCGTGCGGCTGCCGCCGCCCCGCGCACCGGCCGTACCACCGCGCGGTGCTGGAGCGCCGTGAAGGCGCCCACGAGCACGGTCGACGCCGCGAGCCCCAGGGCGGCGGCGAGCACCGCCTGATGGCCATTGGCCTCGGCGGCGTCCTCGCGCTCGGCCAACTGAGCGCGCTCGTCCTTCTGGTAGCGATCGAATTGTGCCCGCAGCACATCGACGCTGGCCTTGCCCTCGGACGTCTCCTTCAGATCGGCGGCCGCGGAGTCACCTCGCCGGATCATCTCGACCAGAGGTATCGAGTAGTCGTCGAGGAAGGACTGCACCCCCCGCGCGATCCGCTCGGCGGCACGCCGCTGCTCGGGGGAGGTGGTGCAGGTGGTGAACCGCCGTGTTTCCGCCGGCAGCGCGTCGCGCGCGGCGACCCACGGTGAGAGGAAGTCCTCGTGCCCGGTGATGAGGTACCCGCGCTGCCCCGTCTCCAGGTCGACGAGCAGTTGTTCCATGTCACCGGCCTCGACGAGAGCGGTCCGGGAGGCACGCCTGGCCGCAGTGGCGCTGTTCGAGTCGGAGATGGCCCACAGCAGGACGGTGAAGCCGACACCGATCAGCAAGGCGAGCAGGCCGCTCGTCGCGATGGTGACGCTCGTCAGTCCCAGGGGCCGGCCCCGGTGTTTCCGCCACGCGTTCATGGTCCGCCCGCCGATGGAGGTTGTTGAGACCTCCAGAGTGTGCAACGCGGCTACGGTCGAGCGAAAACATGTCCGAATGCTGTGCCGACAGAGTTGCATTCTTAGTGATGAACCGTGCTTTGTCGGTGCATGTCGTTTTCTGTGGCAGGCCAAGGCCAAGGCCAAGGCCAAGGGGGAGGCCAAGGGGGAGGCGCGGGCGGAGTCCAAGGCCAAGGCGGAACGTGGTGCTGGTGGGCGGCGCTCAGTGGACGTCGAGCTCGGCGAGGCGTTCCCGGGCCGTGGCGGTGTGCTGGGGATTGGCCACCGACCCGAGGGCGAGGCATCGGGAGAAGGCGTCCCTGGCCTCGTCGCGGTGCCCCGCGGCCAGCAGGGCGTTGCCGAGGTGGACCAGAGCGCGGCTCTCCAGCCCCGGAAGGCCGCTGGCCCGGCAGAGATCCACGGCGGTCCGCAGGTGGCTGACCGCCTCGGACCAGTTCGCCAGACCGCTGTGGGCCTGGCCGATGGACGCCTGCAGGTTCGCGCGGACGAAGTCGGCGCTGTGCGGTTCGACGAGGTCGCCGGAGTGCTCCAGGAAGGCGAGCGTGCGTATGTGCTCCGTGATGGATTCCTCGAACCGACCTGCTTCCAGGAGGGTCTGGGCGTAGCTGCTCATGGCGTGCAGGGTGCCGTGCAGGTCGCCTGCGGCCTCGAAGAGCTCTGCTGCCTCGCGATTGTGACCCGCCGCGTCGTCGTGGTCGCCGAGCAGGCTGAAAGCCCAGGCCGTGTAGCTGTGGGCCCAGCCCTGCTGGGGAAGATCCTCGGCGCGCCTGGCGGCTTCCAGGGCCCGGGCGGAGCGGCCGAGGCTGTCCTGGTGGCGGCCTTCGCACACCAGCAGGGCCCAGGCGTGGTAGTTGAGGTGGGTGGCTTCGAGGAGGGGGTCGCCGAGGGCCTGGGCGGAGCGGGCGGCGGTGCCGAAGACCTCGGGCCAGTGCCCCCAGAAGATCCATTGGTCGGAGAACCAGTGCAGGCTTTCGGCGACTTCGACGACGGTGGTGTGGTCGCCCGCGGAGGCGGCCGCGCGCAGGGCGGCGAGCCAGTTGGTGCCTTCGGCCTGGAGCCAGTGGCGGGCGCGTTCGGCATCGGACAGGTCGACGATGCCCTGCCAGCTCGGGGACGGGGCGCCATGGTCGGGTTCGTACCAGCGGCCCGCCACGACGGCGGTCTCCAGCAGCCAGCGGCGCAGTGCCGACCGGGCCGCCTCGGCCTCGGGGGCGGGTTCCTCGGCCTGCAGCAGACCGCGGGCGAACAGGCGCAGCAGG from the Streptomyces sp. NBC_01335 genome contains:
- a CDS encoding CHASE3 domain-containing protein, giving the protein MHTLEVSTTSIGGRTMNAWRKHRGRPLGLTSVTIATSGLLALLIGVGFTVLLWAISDSNSATAARRASRTALVEAGDMEQLLVDLETGQRGYLITGHEDFLSPWVAARDALPAETRRFTTCTTSPEQRRAAERIARGVQSFLDDYSIPLVEMIRRGDSAAADLKETSEGKASVDVLRAQFDRYQKDERAQLAEREDAAEANGHQAVLAAALGLAASTVLVGAFTALQHRAVVRPVRGAAAAARELAGGDLSVRVAPSKVAEIGTLGTSFNHMAASLQDSRRRIMENTEAVHRRTARDLHDGAQQRLVSLMIGLRLARELIPDTETSAADLLDQSIDNAQTAINELRELASGIYPLVLTVKGLVAAVQDLAARCPVPVVVESSDERRISTTVESNAYFVVAEAVTNAVKHAQASRIDVRVEFGDMLRIRVSDDGIGGMDMATAGSGMTGLADRVAAFDGKLAIDSPPGGGSTIRIRIPIPD